A genomic stretch from Hirundo rustica isolate bHirRus1 chromosome 26, bHirRus1.pri.v3, whole genome shotgun sequence includes:
- the LOC131378706 gene encoding heterogeneous nuclear ribonucleoprotein M-like yields MGSAAPPGGPPCGAVPTCPALRTQRTRWEMAAAAASQSAPGKMEPPPAAAPAAAAAPPAPNGAAGAGGPPPKSEGERPTPNEKKKEKGMKRGGNRFEPYANPAKRYRAFITNIPFDVKWQSLKDLVKEKGPQVTLWILI; encoded by the exons ATGGGCAGCgcagcgccccctggcggcccGCCCTGCGGCGCCGTCCCGACGTGCCCCGCGCTCCGCACACAAAGGACGCGCTGGGAAatggcggcggccgcggcctcTCAAAGCGCCCCCGGGAAAATGGAGCCgcccccggccgcggccccggcggcagcggcggctccgCCAGCGCCCAACGGGGCGGCCGGCGCGGGGGGGCCGCCCCCCAAGAG CGAAGGCGAGCGCCCGACCCCCAAcgagaagaagaaggagaaggggatGAAGAGGGGAGGGAACCGCTTCGAGCCCTACGCCAACCCCGCCAAGAGGTACCGAGCCTTCATCACCAACATCCCCTTCGACGTCAAGTGGCAGTCGCTGAAGGACCTGGTCAAAGAGAAAG GCCCTCAGGTCACCCTGTGGATCCTGATTTGA